A genomic region of Trifolium pratense cultivar HEN17-A07 linkage group LG3, ARS_RC_1.1, whole genome shotgun sequence contains the following coding sequences:
- the LOC123915617 gene encoding 3-oxoacyl-[acyl-carrier-protein] synthase I, chloroplastic-like, giving the protein MVCFGISSTCSFEVSLVKYEGLRLTQRMQMYSVACMPKRFILASGKKRQTIKAMASPTTAAPKREKDPKKRVVITGMGLVSVFGSDIDTFYNKLLEGESGISLIDRFDASSLPVRFGGQIRDFSTKGYINEENDRHLDDCLKYCLVSGKRALEDANLGYEVLKNMDKTRIGVIVGTGLGGVATFSNAVHALIQKGPSEISPFFIPHSIPNMSSALLAIETGLTGPNYSISTACATANYCFCAASHHIRSGEVDIMVVGGTEASIIPSGVGGFIACRALSQRNEEPMKASRPWDKNRDGFVIGEGSGVLIMESLESATKRGARILAEYLGGAITCDAHHMTDPRSDGFGVSSCIKKSLEDAGVSVEEVNYVNAHATSTLAGDLAEVNAIKKVFKNTSELKMNGTKSMIGHCLGAAGGLEAIATIKAITTGWLHPTINQDNLEDDVTIDTVPNVKKKHEVNVAISNSFGFGGHNSVVVFAPYMP; this is encoded by the exons ATGGTATGCTTTGGTATTTCTAGTACATGTTCTTTTGAGGTATCTTTGGTTAAGTATGAAGGTCTTAGATTGACTCAAAGAATGCAAATGTATTCAGTTGCATGCATGCCAAAAAGATTCATTTTAGCTTCTG GCAAGAAACGCCAAACAATCAAAGCAATGGCTTCTCCAACTACAGCAGCACCTAAAAGAGAGAAAGATCCAAAAAAGAGAGTAGTTATAACAGGAATGGGTCTTGTATCAGTCTTTGGAAGTGACATAGATACATTTTACAACAAACTTTTAGAGGGAGAAAGTGGGATAAGCCTAATAGATAGGTTTGATGCTTCAAGCTTACCTGTCCGTTTTGGCGGTCAGATACGCGATTTCTCTACAAAAGGTTACATCAATGAAGAGAATGACCGGCACCTCGATGATTGCTTGAAGTATTGTTTAGTTTCAGGCAAGAGAGCACTTGAAGATGCTAATCTTGGATATGAAGTCCTTAAAAAT ATGGACAAAACAAGAATAGGAGTTATAGTGGGAACAGGACTGGGAGGTGTAGCCACTTTTAGCAATGCTGTTCATGCTCTCATACAAAAGGGACCTAGTGAAATTTCTCCATTTTTCATTCCCCATTCCATCCCCAACATGAGTTCTGCTTTGTTGGCTATAGAAACTGGCCTAACAGGACCAAATTATTCCATTTCTACTGCTTGTGCAACAGCAAATTACTGCTTTTGTGCTGCTTCTCATCACATTAGAAGTGGTGAAGTAGATATTATGGTGGTTGGTGGTACCGAAGCTTCAATTATACCTTCTGGTGTTGGAGGATTCATTGCTTGCAGGGCTTTGTCTCAGAGGAATGAAGAACCTATGAAGGCTTCAAGACCATGGGACAAAAATCGTGATGGTTTTGTTATCGGTGAAGGCTCTGGTGTCCTG ATAATGGAGAGCTTGGAGAGTGCAACAAAGAGGGGAGCAAGAATACTTGCTGAATACTTGGGTGGTGCCATAACATGTGATGCTCATCATATGACTGATCCAAGGTCTGATGGATTTGGAGTTTCATCTTGCATAAAAAAGAGTTTAGAAGATGCCGGGGTTTCCGTTGAAGAG GTGAACTATGTGAATGCTCATGCCACATCAACACTAGCTGGTGACTTGGCTGAGGTTAATGCAATCAAAAAGGTTTTTAAGAACACATCAGAATTGAAAATGAATGGGACAAAG TCAATGATTGGCCACTGTCTTGGTGCTGCTGGTGGTTTGGAAGCTATAGCAACTATCAAAGCAATAACAACTGGCTGGTTGCATCCAACTATTAACCAAGAT AACTTGGAGGATGATGTTACAATTGATACTGTTCCTAATGTTAAGAAAAAGCATGAAGTTAATGTTG CTATCTCCAATTCATTTGGGTTTGGTGGACACAATTCAGTAGTTGTCTTTGCCCCTTACATGCCCTAA